The Eurosta solidaginis isolate ZX-2024a chromosome 4, ASM4086904v1, whole genome shotgun sequence genome includes a window with the following:
- the Alr gene encoding FAD-linked sulfhydryl oxidase ALR isoform X1: MSKHDPYGTPTKPDSNCRTCTDFKFWSKQQRQIFQKADNPTEEKTEKAPAVPQGCPLDKIALGQATWGLLHTMAAFYEDNPTDNQKRDIKTFLEVLSRVYPCEHCAKDFRKDLREHPAQVNSQYEFSQWLCKFHNRVNVKLGKQQFDCSKINERWRDGWLDGSCD; this comes from the exons ATGTCTAAACATGATCCCTATGGGACGCCGACAAAACCAGATAGCAATTGTCGCACATGCACAGATTTTAAGTTTTGGTCAAAACAACAACGACAAATATTTCAGAAGGCG GACAACCCAACGGAGGAAAAAACGGAGAAAGCTCCCGCTGTGCCGCAAGGTTGTCCATTAGATAAAATAGCACTGGGCCAAGCAACATGGGGTTTATTACACACAATGGCTGCATTTTATGAGGATAATCCCACGGATAATCAAAAGAGAGACATAAAAACTTTTCTTGAAGTTTTATCACGTGTTTATCCATGTGAGCATTGTGCCAAGGACTTTCGCAAGGA CCTACGAGAACATCCAGCGCAAGTAAATTCACAATATGAATTTTCACAGTGGCTATGTAAATTTCATAATCGTGTCAATGTTAAATTAGGCAAACAGCAATTTGATTGTTCTAAAATCAATGAACGGTGGAGAGATGGCTGGTTAGATGGATCCTGTGACTGA
- the Alr gene encoding FAD-linked sulfhydryl oxidase ALR isoform X2, protein MSKHDPYGTPTKPDSNCRTCTDFKFWSKQQRQIFQKADNPTEEKTEKAPAVPQGCPLDKIALGQATWGLLHTMAAFYEDNPTDNQKRDIKTFLEVLSRVYPCEHCAKDFRKDLREHPAQANSNLIVLKSMNGGEMAG, encoded by the exons ATGTCTAAACATGATCCCTATGGGACGCCGACAAAACCAGATAGCAATTGTCGCACATGCACAGATTTTAAGTTTTGGTCAAAACAACAACGACAAATATTTCAGAAGGCG GACAACCCAACGGAGGAAAAAACGGAGAAAGCTCCCGCTGTGCCGCAAGGTTGTCCATTAGATAAAATAGCACTGGGCCAAGCAACATGGGGTTTATTACACACAATGGCTGCATTTTATGAGGATAATCCCACGGATAATCAAAAGAGAGACATAAAAACTTTTCTTGAAGTTTTATCACGTGTTTATCCATGTGAGCATTGTGCCAAGGACTTTCGCAAGGA CCTACGAGAACATCCAGCGCAA GCAAACAGCAATTTGATTGTTCTAAAATCAATGAACGGTGGAGAGATGGCTGGTTAG
- the Alr gene encoding FAD-linked sulfhydryl oxidase ALR isoform X3, whose protein sequence is MSKHDPYGTPTKPDSNCRTCTDFKFWSKQQRQIFQKADNPTEEKTEKAPAVPQGCPLDKIALGQATWGLLHTMAAFYEDNPTDNQKRDIKTFLEVLSRVYPSYENIQRKQTAI, encoded by the exons ATGTCTAAACATGATCCCTATGGGACGCCGACAAAACCAGATAGCAATTGTCGCACATGCACAGATTTTAAGTTTTGGTCAAAACAACAACGACAAATATTTCAGAAGGCG GACAACCCAACGGAGGAAAAAACGGAGAAAGCTCCCGCTGTGCCGCAAGGTTGTCCATTAGATAAAATAGCACTGGGCCAAGCAACATGGGGTTTATTACACACAATGGCTGCATTTTATGAGGATAATCCCACGGATAATCAAAAGAGAGACATAAAAACTTTTCTTGAAGTTTTATCACGTGTTTATCCAT CCTACGAGAACATCCAGCGCAA GCAAACAGCAATTTGA
- the LOC137251107 gene encoding cytochrome c oxidase subunit 6B2-like isoform X2, with translation MTFKLETAPFDPRFPNTNQTKYCYQSYIDFHRCRRIRGEKYEPCNYFKKVFTSMCPNAWVEKWNDQIENGTFPGRI, from the coding sequence aTGACGTTCAAATTGGAAACAGCGCCTTTTGATCCACGTTTCCCCAACACGAATCAAACTAAATATTGTTACCAATCCTATATTGATTTTCATCGTTGCCGGAGGATTCGTGGCGAGAAATATGAGCCATGCAATTATTTCAAGAAGGTATTCACATCGATGTGCCCCAACGCATGGGTGGAAAAATGGAATGATCAAATCGAGAATGGTACTTTCCCTGGCAGAATCTAA
- the LOC137251107 gene encoding uncharacterized protein isoform X1, with protein MSKKGKEKEEETMTFKLETAPFDPRFPNTNQTKYCYQSYIDFHRCRRIRGEKYEPCNYFKKVFTSMCPNAWVEKWNDQIENGTFPGRI; from the coding sequence ATGTCCAAAAAAggcaaagaaaaagaagaagaaaccaTGACGTTCAAATTGGAAACAGCGCCTTTTGATCCACGTTTCCCCAACACGAATCAAACTAAATATTGTTACCAATCCTATATTGATTTTCATCGTTGCCGGAGGATTCGTGGCGAGAAATATGAGCCATGCAATTATTTCAAGAAGGTATTCACATCGATGTGCCCCAACGCATGGGTGGAAAAATGGAATGATCAAATCGAGAATGGTACTTTCCCTGGCAGAATCTAA
- the LOC137251108 gene encoding uncharacterized protein — MSKKEQKPPKPEYKLETVPMDPRFPNSNVTKHCWFSYVEFHRCQKSRGEGAESCAYFQKVFKTMCPNAWVEKWDKQREAGIFPGRI; from the coding sequence ATGTCAAAAAAAGAGCAAAAGCCCCCTAAACCTGAGTATAAGTTGGAAACAGTACCAATGGATCCGCGTTTTCCGAATTCGAATGTAACAAAACATTGCTGGTTTTCATATGTTGAGTTCCATCGTTGCCAGAAGAGTCGTGGTGAAGGTGCTGAATCGTGCGcatattttcaaaaagttttcaaaacaatGTGTCCCAATGCGTGGGTGGAAAAGTGGGATAAACAAAGAGAAGCTGGTATATTTCCTGGCAGAATTTAA